The region TGCCAAGATTGAAGAAGAGGGTGCCATTACGGTGCCCGCTCGCCTCTTCCAAGAATTCATTACGGGACTAGTCAGTGGAAATATCAGCCTCTCAACTAATGACCAAACATTATTGGTTAAAGCTCCGCATGTTGAATCAAGTATTAATGGAATTTCGGCGGAAGAGTTTCCGTTAATACCCCAGATTAAAAATGATCCAGCTCTTGAACTTCCGGCTGAACAACTCCATGATGCCCTAGTTCAGGTGGTGGTAGCCGCCTCAACTGATGAGGCTAGACCAATTTTGACAGGAGTTTATATTTACAATGACGGTGCCAAATTAGTACTAGTTTCAACTGATAGTTACCGTTTAGCGGAAAAGAAAATTACTTTAAAGAAAAAACCAACCAATGATTTTAAAATCATTGTGCCCGCCAAAACCATTCAAGAACTAATTCGTCTCTTGAGTGATAATGAGAATAATTTGGTGGTTTATGTAAATGACAATCAAATTATGTTTGAAATCGATGGTATTGAATTAACCTCCAGACTAATAGATGGGCAATTTCCAGATTATCG is a window of Candidatus Saccharimonadales bacterium DNA encoding:
- the dnaN gene encoding DNA polymerase III subunit beta translates to MKLSVTQEGLAKALNTVSRMVSSRSSLPVLGNILIGTQSNRLKLSATNLEVGINYWLGAKIEEEGAITVPARLFQEFITGLVSGNISLSTNDQTLLVKAPHVESSINGISAEEFPLIPQIKNDPALELPAEQLHDALVQVVVAASTDEARPILTGVYIYNDGAKLVLVSTDSYRLAEKKITLKKKPTNDFKIIVPAKTIQELIRLLSDNENNLVVYVNDNQIMFEIDGIELTSRLIDGQFPDYRQIIPKNSETTVTADTEEVARVTKLASLFARENAGSVRLDIKAEGRLDVVANPSQVGENTSSADCEVEGENSEISLNARYLSDALSVLKSPKMAMSLSGKLSPCVIQPTGANSDYLHIIMPLRT